The Akkermansia muciniphila genome contains a region encoding:
- the der gene encoding ribosome biogenesis GTPase Der, which produces MQHVPTIAIVGRPNVGKSAIFNRMAGRRIAIVHDEPGVTRDRISAPCKITDRACKLMDTGGIGARLGDGFADQVAAEADIAMKTADLILFVLDCRDHLTPIDQNIADHLRKSDVPVILLLNKADHEKQDLNLGEFSGLGFNDHIFLSAAHGRGFSELASRLDDFLEKAGAPLKEEMEEEPEDGEETAPPIKVAVVGRPNAGKSSLVNAILQDRRTIVSEVAGTTRDAIDVPYLHDGQPYVLIDTAGMRPRSRRDTSVEVFSAMRSEKAIRRADICLLVIDIAAGITQQDRRIAGIIAEEGKPCIIIVNKFDLFHPNAPRKDRMAEVEEQVRRELFFINYAPFIATSAKKAEGVEIIFKVITRIRRESRNLPTTGQLNRLVQLAQQMNPPGTASGSTRRLKIYYVTTAVDPKYNTIPVPRYVLFVNDKNLLTDSYSQYLRNKIREAYPAPGIPVIFSARSRVRND; this is translated from the coding sequence ATGCAGCACGTCCCCACCATCGCCATCGTAGGCAGGCCCAATGTCGGGAAATCCGCCATCTTCAACAGAATGGCTGGCAGGCGCATCGCCATCGTGCATGATGAACCCGGCGTCACCCGGGACCGCATCTCCGCTCCCTGTAAAATCACGGACCGCGCCTGCAAACTCATGGATACGGGCGGCATCGGCGCGCGCCTGGGCGACGGCTTTGCGGACCAGGTGGCCGCGGAGGCGGACATCGCCATGAAAACGGCGGACCTCATCCTTTTTGTCCTGGACTGCCGGGACCACCTCACCCCCATTGACCAGAACATCGCGGACCACCTCCGCAAATCGGACGTTCCGGTCATCCTCCTTCTCAACAAGGCAGACCATGAAAAGCAGGACCTGAACCTGGGAGAATTCTCCGGCCTGGGCTTCAATGACCACATCTTCCTCTCCGCCGCGCACGGCAGGGGCTTTTCTGAACTGGCCTCCCGGCTGGACGACTTCCTTGAAAAAGCAGGCGCCCCCCTCAAGGAGGAAATGGAGGAAGAACCGGAAGACGGGGAGGAAACCGCGCCGCCCATCAAGGTGGCCGTGGTGGGCCGCCCCAACGCCGGCAAATCCTCCCTGGTAAACGCCATCCTCCAGGACAGGCGCACCATCGTCTCCGAGGTAGCGGGCACCACCCGTGACGCCATTGACGTCCCCTACCTGCACGACGGCCAGCCGTACGTGCTGATTGACACCGCCGGCATGCGCCCGCGCTCCCGCCGGGACACCTCCGTGGAGGTCTTCTCCGCCATGCGCAGTGAAAAAGCCATCCGCCGGGCGGACATCTGCCTGCTGGTCATTGACATTGCGGCGGGCATCACGCAGCAGGACCGCCGCATCGCCGGCATCATTGCGGAGGAAGGGAAGCCCTGCATCATCATCGTGAACAAATTTGACCTCTTCCACCCGAACGCCCCGCGGAAGGACCGCATGGCGGAAGTGGAGGAGCAGGTGCGCCGGGAACTCTTCTTCATCAACTACGCGCCCTTCATCGCCACCTCCGCCAAAAAAGCGGAGGGCGTGGAAATCATCTTCAAGGTCATCACGCGCATCCGCCGGGAATCCCGCAACCTGCCCACCACCGGCCAGCTCAACCGCCTGGTCCAGCTTGCCCAGCAGATGAACCCTCCCGGCACCGCCAGCGGCTCCACCCGGAGGCTGAAAATCTACTACGTCACCACGGCGGTGGACCCCAAGTACAACACCATTCCCGTCCCGCGCTACGTCCTCTTCGTCAATGACAAGAACCTGCTCACGGACAGCTACTCCCAGTACCTGCGCAACAAAATCCGGGAAGCGTACCCCGCCCCCGGCATCCCGGTCATCTTCTCCGCCCGCTCACGCGTGCGCAATGACTGA
- a CDS encoding recombination protein O N-terminal domain-containing protein: protein MNAEATVLKLYPLGENGLIVVWCTEEGIIRTAAKSARKPNSPFAGRVDLFYQCRMQWTQAKTGDLHSLASVDLVSPRLPLRESYPRLAAAGYFARLFLQMLEPDTPIPEFYDLLQRAYAYLENTDPAPRAILHFEQELARLHGIAHPGIPAHVILKSHFGKLPPQREKLLASLDQKES from the coding sequence ATGAATGCGGAAGCGACGGTTCTGAAGCTCTATCCCCTGGGGGAAAACGGCCTGATCGTCGTCTGGTGCACGGAAGAAGGCATCATCCGGACGGCGGCCAAAAGCGCCAGAAAGCCAAACAGCCCCTTCGCCGGACGCGTGGACCTCTTTTACCAGTGCCGCATGCAGTGGACGCAGGCCAAAACCGGGGACCTGCACTCCCTGGCCTCCGTGGACCTGGTATCCCCCCGGCTCCCCCTCCGGGAGAGCTACCCCCGGCTTGCCGCCGCCGGCTACTTTGCGCGCCTGTTCCTTCAAATGCTGGAACCGGACACGCCCATTCCGGAATTTTACGACCTCCTGCAACGGGCCTATGCCTATCTGGAAAACACGGACCCCGCTCCCCGCGCCATCCTGCACTTTGAACAGGAGCTCGCCCGGCTCCACGGCATCGCCCATCCCGGCATTCCGGCCCACGTCATCCTGAAATCCCACTTTGGCAAACTCCCCCCCCAGCGGGAAAAACTGCTCGCCAGCCTGGATCAAAAAGAAAGCTGA
- a CDS encoding LptF/LptG family permease, with protein sequence MKILDRYIARQLLGVTALGVMSLSALLLLGNLFKELRPLLVESGAPFSIVMEFIFQVIPFSLMFSIPWGFLTAVLLVYGRLASDNELTSMRMSGMSLWRLSAPAIVIGIALSGLCYWINIDIAPRAKQAISELLIKAASINPKGLLREGQAITKFDNLEIYIDKRVDDVIHGMHIYQKADDKSSAVAMHAERVTTDFSPENKTLYLHLINPLITTQEKGSISQSVTMDEMPLSIDLDKSRSRRIKANRFTNREIREALNTPGYLDEKQAREFATELPRRASFSLACFVFALIGVPLAINTRRKDTSTGFALGILIASLYFVALIFADLSRKSGTMLPYILLWLPNVITAAVAIYLHNRARHKG encoded by the coding sequence ATGAAGATCCTTGACAGATACATTGCCCGCCAGCTGCTGGGTGTTACGGCCCTGGGGGTGATGTCCCTGAGCGCCCTCCTGCTTCTGGGCAATCTGTTCAAGGAGCTGCGCCCCCTCCTGGTGGAAAGCGGCGCTCCCTTCAGCATCGTCATGGAATTCATTTTCCAGGTGATTCCCTTCTCGCTGATGTTCTCCATCCCGTGGGGATTCCTGACGGCGGTGCTGCTGGTGTACGGGCGCCTGGCCTCGGACAATGAACTCACCTCCATGCGCATGTCCGGCATGAGCCTGTGGCGTTTGAGCGCCCCCGCCATCGTCATCGGCATCGCCCTTTCCGGCCTCTGCTACTGGATCAACATCGACATAGCGCCGCGCGCCAAGCAGGCCATTTCCGAGCTGCTCATCAAGGCCGCCTCCATCAACCCCAAGGGGCTCCTCCGGGAAGGCCAGGCCATCACCAAATTCGACAATCTGGAAATCTACATTGACAAACGCGTGGACGACGTCATCCACGGCATGCACATTTACCAGAAGGCGGACGACAAATCCTCCGCCGTAGCCATGCACGCGGAACGCGTCACTACGGACTTCTCCCCGGAAAACAAAACCCTCTACCTGCACCTCATCAATCCCCTCATCACCACGCAGGAAAAGGGCTCCATCTCCCAGAGCGTGACCATGGATGAAATGCCCCTGAGCATCGACCTGGACAAATCCCGCTCCCGCCGCATCAAGGCCAACCGCTTCACCAACCGGGAAATACGGGAAGCCCTGAATACGCCCGGATACCTGGATGAAAAACAGGCCAGGGAATTCGCCACGGAGCTGCCCCGGCGCGCCTCCTTCTCCCTGGCGTGTTTCGTCTTTGCCCTCATCGGCGTGCCCCTCGCCATCAACACGCGCCGGAAAGATACCTCCACGGGCTTCGCCCTGGGCATCCTGATCGCCTCCCTCTACTTTGTGGCCCTGATCTTCGCGGACCTGTCCCGCAAAAGCGGCACCATGCTGCCCTATATCCTGCTGTGGCTGCCCAACGTCATTACGGCTGCCGTAGCCATCTACCTTCACAATAGGGCCAGGCACAAGGGATAA